A stretch of the Aphis gossypii isolate Hap1 chromosome 2, ASM2018417v2, whole genome shotgun sequence genome encodes the following:
- the LOC114122333 gene encoding uncharacterized protein LOC114122333: protein MDRRLKNALFAASAGVCGSSAGLFGKIGMSVDEYFGHDDQALHTNLARFFMLAMVVLANIGVWLMYTRSLRFGSTLVSTGISIASNYIFTALTGVLLFAESCSILWACGTFFVMIGVILMSI, encoded by the exons ATGGACCGTCGACTCAAGAATGCCCTGTTCGCCGCGTCCGCAGGAGTCTGCGGTTCGTCAGCCGGCTTGTTCGGCAAGATTGGAATGAGCGTTGACGAGTACTTCGGCCACGACGATCAG GCTCTGCACACCAATTTGGCCAGATTCTTCATGTTGGCAATGGTCGTGCTGGCCAATATTGGGGTTTGGCTGATGTATACCAGATCCCTGCGATTCGGTTCCACGTTGGTATCCACCGGCATCAGCATCGCTTCCAACTACATTTTTACC GCTTTAACTGGTGTACTATTGTTTGCTGAAAGCTGTTCAATTCTTTGGGCATGCGgcacattttttgttatgattGGAGTCATACTGATgtctatttga